From a single Centropristis striata isolate RG_2023a ecotype Rhode Island chromosome 14, C.striata_1.0, whole genome shotgun sequence genomic region:
- the LOC131984756 gene encoding tubulin beta chain, protein MREIVHIQAGQCGNQIGAKFWEVISDEHGIDPTGTYHGDSDLQLDRISVYYNEATGGKYVPRAILVDLEPGTMDSVRSGPFGQIFRPDNFVFGQSGAGNNWAKGHYTEGAELVDSVLDVVRKEAESCECLQGFQLTHSLGGGTGSGMGTLLISKIREEYPDRIMNTFSVVPSPKVSDTVVEPYNATLSVHQLVENTDETYCIDNEALYDICFRTLKLTTPTYGDLNHLVSATMSGVTTCLRFPGQLNADLRKLAVNMVPFPRLHFFMPGFAPLTSRGSQQYRALTVPELTQQVFDAKNMMAACDPRHGRYLTVAAVFRGRMSMKEVDEQMLNVQNKNSSYFVEWIPNNVKTAVCDIPPRGLKMAVTFIGNSTAIQELFKRISEQFTAMFRRKAFLHWYTGEGMDEMEFTEAESNMNDLVSEYQQYQDATAEEEGEFEEEVEEDA, encoded by the exons ATGAGGGAGATCGTGCACATCCAGGCCGGCCAATGTGGGAACCAGATTGGTGCAAAG ttCTGGGAGGTGATCAGTGACGAGCACGGCATCGACCCAACAGGAACCTACCACGGAGACAGCGACTTGCAGCTGGACAGGATCAGCGTGTATTACAACGAGGCCACTG GTGGGAAATATGTGCCCAGAGCCATTCTTGTTGACCTGGAACCAGGCACCATGGACTCAGTCCGTTCTGGACCCTTTGGACAAATCTTCAGACCTGACAACTTTGTGTTCG GTCAAAGTGGAGCTGGAAACAACTGGGCCAAAGGTCATTACACGGAGGGGGCAGAGCTGGTGGATTCAGTCCTGGATGTGGTgagaaaagaggcagagagCTGTGAGTGTCTGCAGGGTTTCCAGCTCACTCACTCTCTGGGAGGAGGCACCGGCTCCGGCATGGGCACCCTGCTCATCAGCAAGATCAGGGAGGAGTACCCTGACCGCATCATGAATACCTTCAGTGTGGTGCCCTCTCCTAAG GTATCGGACACGGTGGTTGAGCCGTACAATGCCACGCTGTCGGTCCACCAGCTGGTAGAAAACACAGATGAGACCTACTGCATTGACAACGAAGCCCTTTATGATATTTGCTTCCGCACTCTCAAACTCACTACCCCCACCTACGGCGACCTCAACCACCTCGTCTCGGCCACCATGAGCGGCGTGACCACCTGCCTGCGTTTCCCCGGCCAGCTAAACGCTGATCTGAGGAAACTGGCCGTCAACATGGTGCCCTTCCCCCGTCTCCACTTCTTCATGCCTGGCTTTGCCCCTctgaccagcagggggagccAGCAGTACCGAGCCCTGACGGTGCCCGAGCTCACCCAGCAGGTGTTTGACGCCAAAAACATGATGGCGGCTTGCGACCCTCGCCACGGACGCTACCTGACGGTGGCTGCCGTGTTCCGTGGCCGCATGTCCATGAAGGAGGTGGATGAGCAGATGCTGAATGTCCAAAACAAGAACAGCAGCTACTTTGTGGAGTGGATCCCCAACAACGTCAAGACAGCCGTCTGCGACATCCCGCCACGTGGCCTCAAGATGGCCGTCACCTTCATCGGCAACAGCACGGCCATCCAGGAGCTGTTCAAACGCATCTCTGAGCAGTTCACCGCCATGTTCCGCCGCAAGGCCTTCCTCCACTGGTACACCGGCGAGGGCATGGACGAGATGGAGTTCACCGAGGCCGAGAGCAACATGAACGACCTGGTCTCCGAGTACCAGCAGTACCAGGACGCCACCgctgaggaggagggagagtttGAGGAAGAAGTGGAAGAAGATGCCTAA